In the Silvanigrella aquatica genome, TTTTGACGAAAATGATGTTAAATTAAGCGCCGAAGCAACGGCAGAGAATCTGCGTCAAGCGGGATTAGAAAATGTGGAAGTTCTTGAACTTGCAAAAGGAGTACATCCTTATGTGTATGCTGAGTGGATTCACAAACCCGATGCTCCCACATTGTTACTTTATGCTCATCACGATGTGCAACCGCCCGGGCGCGATGAAAAATGGAAATCAAATCCTTTTGTCCCCACAGAAAAAGAGGGAAGACTTTATGGCCGCGGTACCGCCGATGACAAAGCGGGAATTATTGCACACACAGCCTCCATTGCTGCTTATTTAAAAACAGCGGGCGAACTTCCCGTTAATGTCAAAGTTATTATTGAGGGAGAAGAGGAAATTGGCAGCCATAATTTGGCAAATTTTGTTCGTGCACATAAAGAAAAATTAAAAGCCGATGGCATTATCGTAACAGACTGTGCCAATGTCGACTCCGGTATTCCCAGCATCACAACAGCTCTTCGCGGATTGGTTGCTGTTGATATTGAAGTGGAAGCGCTAGATCATCCTGTGCACTCCGGTTTGTGGGGTGGCATTTTACCTGATCCCGTAATAGCACTAACCCATATACTTGCTTCCTTAAGCGACCCAAAAGGAAATATAAAAGTTAAAGGAATTTTAGATGACATTCTTCCCCTCACAAAAGAAGAAAAAAAGAATTTTTCTTCCTTAAAAATGGAAAATATTGCCCGCGGCGCCACAGGACTTTTGAAGGGACTTCCCTTTGCTGTGGAAGAAAAAGACTTTGCCGAATATCTTTGGCGCCAACCCTCTTTAAGTATTAATGCTATTCAAAGTGGAAGCAAAAAACTTGTCAGCAATATCATTCAAGATGCCGCTTGGGCACGCGTGTCTATTCGCATTGTTCCTAATATGAGCCCCAAAGATGTTACTGATAAATTAACAAAACATATTGAAGAACACTGCCCTCCCGGATTCCGCCTTAAAGTAACTCCCGAAGCCGGAAGCAATTGGTGGTCCATCGCCGATCCCAAAGCCGACGTCTATCAAATTGCCGCTCGTTCTCTTGAAAAAGGTTACGCTCATACGGCGCAATTTATTGGTTGCGGGGCGAGTATCCCCTTTGTACAACCTTTATCCGATGAATTTGGTGGCATTCCTGCTATTTTAGTTGGCGTTGAAGATCCCTATACCAATGCCCATTCTGAAAATGAAAGTTTGCTGTTAAGTGATTTTAAGAAATCGATTTTAGGTCAAATTCACATGCTTGGGGATTTGGCGAAGTATAAAAGAATTTGAGACCAGCAAAGGAAATTTTAGAAGAATAGAAATGATAAAAGAGTTTTTAATCTTATTTACTTATCAATTGTATTTAAATTTCATCCCGCTTTTCTAAGACAATTGCAAGGTAACACAGAGCAGTATTGCCCCCGATTGCAGTCCATAAATTTTTTTACAGGATTTGGATGTTCACCTACTGGGGTAGCACGAAAACTTTTATGCCCATGTTTATTTGTCATATAATGAATATTTTGGGTTTTTAATTCATAAACATTCCCAATTTTATCTTCACCAGCTCTTAGTTTTCTTGGAAATTTAACATCACCATCAAGTAATTTGCCATCTTGAAGCAATTGCGCTTTGTAAAATACCGCTTCATTTTCATCTTCTTCAATATTTGTAATCATAACCTGCATCATTAGAAATCTCCCCTTTTTACCTCCTTACAATCGGCATCATTTCAAAATAATTTACAAAAATTTGTAAAATTAAATTTAATTTTTTAAATATTCATGCAAATTTTTAAATTAAATTGCGGCAAAAAAATTCTATTATCAAAAGAAACTTTATCAAATTGCGTTATCAAAAATTATATGAGATGCTTCATTTA is a window encoding:
- a CDS encoding M20/M25/M40 family metallo-hydrolase, giving the protein MTKHTHSPTCGCKNEKGAPLFTTAPTSTTQKALDYFEDNINKELENLKKLVKIPSVSLSGFDENDVKLSAEATAENLRQAGLENVEVLELAKGVHPYVYAEWIHKPDAPTLLLYAHHDVQPPGRDEKWKSNPFVPTEKEGRLYGRGTADDKAGIIAHTASIAAYLKTAGELPVNVKVIIEGEEEIGSHNLANFVRAHKEKLKADGIIVTDCANVDSGIPSITTALRGLVAVDIEVEALDHPVHSGLWGGILPDPVIALTHILASLSDPKGNIKVKGILDDILPLTKEEKKNFSSLKMENIARGATGLLKGLPFAVEEKDFAEYLWRQPSLSINAIQSGSKKLVSNIIQDAAWARVSIRIVPNMSPKDVTDKLTKHIEEHCPPGFRLKVTPEAGSNWWSIADPKADVYQIAARSLEKGYAHTAQFIGCGASIPFVQPLSDEFGGIPAILVGVEDPYTNAHSENESLLLSDFKKSILGQIHMLGDLAKYKRI